In a single window of the Littorina saxatilis isolate snail1 linkage group LG5, US_GU_Lsax_2.0, whole genome shotgun sequence genome:
- the LOC138965939 gene encoding uncharacterized protein yields the protein MIASAVMYKSAHPNKSLARKSQVTPLGTGNVAFNQNRGTGQSYNRGQGDSGRRQDGMSRNTRFQGRGDDRRPGRRGWQQGSTRGTGTEQQNQDTCYRCGQFGHYARECIQVAYSAKSVADCQDAGVLVSSAAFGSLPLAEGLVNGKQVSVLRDTGANVAGVRKSLVLPSQYIKGEVQKVKGFSGRIDLYSLAEVVVDTPYFQGKLKCCVLTDPVADLVIGNLRGVVPRVDLFLGNTQGVGLCADVSHKKITEEVVLEKVVCGTSRAKAKKKLQDFPVPLKNVVTPDLTVNEEDLKSLLREDETLKEVLSVSREDEKYAVCAEKVVDVEEVSSGYREDIPLRSDWGSHDVFPSEGGEANVAVLPLTEERKTLPLPTLPKGKEETSGDNVVDPGLTDSHKDDMAQVFGKMVDIFKTCDAVVSLTARISIRGSSNSMRQEYVDRHVVQVIRRSEHTTGLWDVWKKKVVLIKRKLKNFLFSPGRGMSQRCE from the coding sequence ATGATTGCTAGCGCAGTGATGTACAAATCAGCCCATCCGAATAAATCTTTGGCCAGAAAGAGTCAAGTAACTCCTTTGGGGACTGGAAACGTAGCGTTCAATCAGAATCGTGGAACAGGACAGTCTTACAATCGTGGTCAAGGAGATAGTGGCAGAAGACAAGATGGTATGAGCAGAAATACCAGGTTTCAAGGCAGAGGAGATGATCGTAGGCCGGGTAGAAGAGGTTGGCAGCAAGGAAGTACTAGAGGTACAGGTACGGAACAGCAAAATCAGGACACATGTTACAGATGTGGGCAGTTTGGCCATTACGCTAGAGAATGTATTCAGGTAGCATATTCAGCGAAGTCGGTAGCGGATTGTCAGGACGCTGGAGTGTTGGTTAGCTCGGCGGCATTCGGGTCGTTGCCATTAGCGGAAGGTCTCGTTAATGGGAAGCAAGTTTCAGTACTGAGAGACACAGGAGCTAATGTAGCTGGGGTAAGGAAGTCGTTGGTCTTACCAAGCCAGTACATAAAGGGAGAGGTCCAAAAAGTGAAGGGTTTTAGTGGACGGATTGATTTGTATTCATTGGCGGAAGTGGTTGTCGATACCCCATATTTTCAGGGAAAGTTGAAATGTTGTGTGCTCACAGACCCAGTCGCTGACCTAGTGATAGGTAATCTTCGGGGTGTGGTACCCAGAGTAGATTTGTTCCTTGGGAATACGCAGGGTGTTGGATTGTGTGCTGATGTAAGTCACAAGAAAATCACTGAAGAGGTGGTACTTGAGAAGGTCGTGTGTGGTACGAGTAGGGCAAAAGCCAAAAAGAAACTGCAGGATTTCCCGGTGCCATTGAAAAATGTGGTTACTCCTGATTTGACGGTTAACGAGGAGGATCTGAAAAGTTTGCTGAGAGAAGATGAGACATTGAAAGAGGTGTTGAGTGTGTCACGAGAGGATGAGAAGTATGCAGTTTGTGCAGAGAAGGTTGTTGATGTTGAGGAAGTAAGTAGTGGGTATCGCGAAGACATTCCACTGAGATCTGACTGGGGCAGTCATGATGTTTTCCCAAGTGAAGGTGGAGAGGCAAATGTTGCAGTGTTACCTCTGACTGAGGAGAGGAAAACGTTGCCGTTACCTACATTGCCTAAGGGGAAGGAAGAGACAAGCGGAGATAATGTTGTTGATCCTGGTTTGACAGATAGTCATAAGGATGATATGGCACAGGTGTTTGGAAAGATGGtagacattttcaaaacatgtgATGCGGTGGTGTCCTTAACTGCAAGAATTAGCATTCGAGGTTCATCCAATAGCATGAGACAGGAATACGTTGACAGACATGTTGTCCAGGTCATTCGTAGATCAGAGCATACCACAGGTTTATGGGATGTGTGGAAAAAGAAGGTTGTTTTGATCAAAAGAAAACTCaagaattttcttttttccccgggaagggggatgtcacaaagatgtgagtag